One part of the Clarias gariepinus isolate MV-2021 ecotype Netherlands chromosome 24, CGAR_prim_01v2, whole genome shotgun sequence genome encodes these proteins:
- the LOC128511802 gene encoding thiosulfate sulfurtransferase/rhodanese-like domain-containing protein 1, which produces MKRLFRAAVVLMLVLMLVLVFLGTLVKTEDHLCPDGSINTPCGQNEPHSLYQEDVHSVNYEQLKQLLPAGNLQLFDVREPDEFKEGAIPGAINIPLSEVQQAFTLTPDQFTRLYGVLMPEKHSLDVMLYCQRGRRSLTALHIMHSLGYSRTRHYVGGYGEWFEREAQ; this is translated from the exons ATGAAAAGGCTCTTCCGTGCTGCTGTGGTGCTGATGCTGGTGCTGATGCTGGTGTTGGTGTTTTTGGGAACTCTGGTGAAGACAGAAGATCACTTATGTCCTGATGGATCCATAAACACACCGTGTGGACAAAATGAACCTCACAGTCTTTATCAGGAGGATGTCCACTCAG tgaattATGAGCAATTAAAGCAGCTGTTGCCAGCCGGAAATCTCCAGCTTTTTGATGTCCGTGAACCAGATGAGTTTAAAGAAGGCGCCATTCCAGGAGCAATTAATATTCCAT tgtctgAAGTGCAGCAAGCATTCACACTGACCCCAGATCAGTTCACAAGGCTTTACGGAGTCCTGATGCCTGAGAAACACTCCTTAGATGTGATGCTGTACTGCCAGAGGGGGCGCCGCAGCCTGACTGCACTGCACATCATGCACTCACTGGGCTACAGCAG aaccCGTCATTATGTTGGAGGTTATGGCGAGTGGTTTGAACGTGAAGCCCAGTGA